A window of Macaca mulatta isolate MMU2019108-1 chromosome 7, T2T-MMU8v2.0, whole genome shotgun sequence genomic DNA:
TTTTGAGCATCTTGTGTAATATTTTATCCTCTACTGAGGCTCCTGGGATTGAGTCAAGTGGCAGCAAGGGAAACAGTCACCATGCCCCAATTAAAGTCTCATCGATGATATCCCAACATGAGCATTTCTCAGTTAAGCATTTCTTATCTGCAGGAGGTATCCACTGCAACACAGGAAAGAGAAGAGTCCCCATGCATAAGGAAGACTGAATCATTGTTTTGGTGAAGCTGGCAGTAGAAGGAATGGCACCAACTCAACAAATCCACCTCTTTGTGGCCATCACCTGCAAGGACACAGTGGGGAAAAGTGGCAAAGGTGAGAAACACATTTCCTAAGGAGTCATGGGGGTATGAAATTCCTCTTTAATCTTCCCCCTACTTGTGCTAGAACAAATATACCCACAGTACACAGAGAAAACCTCATTTCTAGCACCTGAGTCCGTGATGAGGCCAAAACAATGACATTAAAACTTCCTGATGTCAAGGATGCCAGATACTGATgctgctttttctccttttgctgGGCTAAAAAGTAATAGCCATCAACAACCTCGGGTTTcatgtctctctcttcctctctggttTCTTAAAGCTCTAGGTCATTCACTTGTTTGATCAGTTACTTCAGACCAGTTTGTCAACCTTCCAGTCTAACAGTTATGGAGAAGCTACTGTGTTTCCTTTGTACAACAATTTTCTAGCATTACAATGGATCAAGCCATGAAGGAGTTGAGTTTATTAGATGACAGAAGTTAAGGAAATCCTTCATATTAACAGTAAATGTACTGAGATGTAGAAAAGCCACGAAGGTATATTAAGAAAAGCTGCATCTCTTAACATATTATGCAATCTCAGAATCAATTAGAATGTAATCAAACATCATCAATATTCAGAAACTTAACAGCTCAATTTCTACTAAGACATGGCTTCTCCTAGAAAGCAAGGACTATTTTAACTAACACCTTACCTTTAGTGGGTGGCCTAGGCAATGCATAGGTGAGGAGGCTTTTTGTCTAAGGGGTGTTGTTTCGGGAATTTGCTGATAACATTCACTCTCAGAAGAGTTCCCAGGAAGTCATCTTctgaggtgaaaaaaaaaagaaagaaaaagagagaaacaccACTTCCAATGAAACAAGTAGTGCAGCTGGAATCTGGAAATTCCTTCTCTGCTACTCTTTTatattgatttaatttaattaacaTACTTCTGAAACCATAACCATCTATTCCATAACTACACATTTCAATGTCAGCACACTGCATCAGGGACCTTCTCTCTTGCGCATTTCCAGACCCGACTAGATCACCTGAACCCCACTGAAAGTTATGtctctttctgttttaaaatcatttgttttCTACTGCTTAGTTGGTCAGGTTACTCACAAAATTACCAAGACAATCTACTTATATATCTTTTTatcaataaaagtttattgagAACCTGTTCTATGACAGGCAATCCACAAGGTGCTTGTATCAcaaaaaatgaactgaaaaaatATCTGGACATAAGAAATTAAAAGTCCACTGGATGAATCAATCATACAAATAAAGAGCTGAAACATAATGGTCTTATGGAGGCAGATTCAGTTTTGGGCTCGGATTGCCGAGGAAGACCTGTTGTGACCACTCGCCTTTAATTCCCCAGAACGGTATCCACCCTCAGCTGGCTATCAGATGGGTTTTCATGCTATTTAACTGGAACCAAATGTCATCAAACTCAAGAAGAGCAGTATCTATCAACTCCTTCCATCCTAGGCCTGTTTCCTATGAATGTGCAGTTCCCTGCCCACATACCTGCAAGGGTGTCCAAGAAACCACAGGTAGGCATGGAGAGCCACTGACCAGGGAGTAAGTTGTCAGCTCATTCTCTGGagttttctttaattcattttcttgcttCCTGACAAGTCAATAAACACATTTAGTAATATCACGATGTAGTGGCTTACAATTCTATTTTCAAACATACTTTCCCCAATATAATTTTAGCTAATATTTCTAAGacagatattttataaatgttgttTTTATCAGATTTGAAAGTTAAGGCAAGGGCATGGACAGTTTCGCTTCCCTTCTAGGCTCTATCATCACttgacataaaagaaaaaaagaaaacaaaatgcaccTAAAATACACACATCTGTATGTTCATATaaaccgcgcgcgcgcgcgcgcgcgcacacacacacacacacacacacacacacacacacacacacacacacaatctaatTTAACAATGAAACATTCAGGAAGTATGGGTATCCTGTGCTGGGAAAACACGGATGTTGCTAAGCCCTTTGTGTGTCACGTACACAGGCTTCAAATACGCACTGCCCTCCCTTTACTCTGTAAGGTCCAATGGACACAGAGAGTGGCCAGCTAATGACTATATTAGTAAGATAAAATATTCCCAATCTATTAAGACTAAgtgttataaaacaaaatttacacCATAATATACAGAGCAATATGATCATGGTCTATTACCACCCAGTGAAGCCCAAGGAAATCTTCTAAGGATTCCACTGGTGAGGGACATGTTTCTAgctcaacaatttttttaagacTATCTTTACAAAACAATACATTTCAATAATTTCTAAATATCTGGAAAGGGTGGATTAAACTAAGCTACTCTTTTTTAAAACGATAGTCTAAAATTTGCCCCCAAACAATAATCTAGTGAAAGGCAATGTTTATGTGCAATAATCAGGACTATCCTATAACCACTCTTCATTAAAaagacatacataaataaaatatcttgatCTATGATTTGGAAGAAAGCATGTAATACAAAATCATTTTCAACAGCATTAATATAACTAGAAAGTCTAGATATGATAAAATGATATATCTCTATTCAGAATAGCCATATAACTATACAGTGGCTTACATGTGATTTACTGATCTCAGCCTTGTTGATTACCTAAGGGACAAATGTAAAACTGTGCACATCTCAAACAGATGTGCTAATACTCTCTGAAGCCATCTGCAAAATAATGCATCataaattttaccaaatatatTTACAGGTTTTCAATTGTCCTGTCCCTGTCAACCTTTAAGACATCTTGAAATTCCAGATTCATGTAAAAGTGTAAAGTTTtaactttacaaaaaaagttaagCCAAAAACATACAATAGTTAAAACATGCATTTGTCTTCCGAATAAAAACATACTGATACAAGGCTACTGTTTTCTTTACTTCACTCTGTTGTCTCCTGATAagttaataaacaaatttagaaatatttatcaaaatgtgGTAGCTTACAATTCTATTTTCAAACATACTTTTCCCAAACTAATTTTAGCTAACATTTCTAAGacagatattttataaatgtttttatattttataaatgctttTATCACATCTACATCTTTTATCACAGAATAGCATACATGTAGTAGCTCTAGAATCTGTgaccaatagaactttctgtggcAAAAGTGTTTTATAATTCCACTCTATAATATCAATTATGTTGATAATACATGGTGTGCAGTAACTTGAGAAAAATCACTAAATAGATAAAGAGTGCAATCAGCGTGTTTCAGCCTGTCACTAACTATGTTAGGGTCaagttctcattttatttaatatagtatCTTCAAGATAGAGAGCGCCCTTTCAATGATTAGAAGAGATATAAGACAAAAATCAAGATAGTATTACTTACAGGTCCTGAGGGGTACATGGCATGCCTGGGAGTCCACATGCAGAGGTCAGGGAGTGAGAGAGacggagagagaaagagagacacacatGGGCCAATGCCCTTACTGGGTCAAGGGTACTATTCAAACAGGTTTGCTATGGAGACTTCTAAGTGGTGGGTCTAAAGCAAGCAGGCATGAGTTCCCTGGGGTCACACTGTGACTGGGAGGTGGACACTGGCTCCATAAGGGGTGTGGGGTTCAAGGGGCTTGTCAGGTAGATTGCATCAAGCTGTCCCATGGTGAAGTGGTCCAAAGGAGGCAGTTGGATAAGGCAGCTATCTGGACCAACCACACTGAGGAATGAGGAGGAAGTGTAGAACTGGAAACTATGCAAAGGTGAGTAAGCCTTGCTTCTAGTATAAGAAAGTTAAACTTATATTCAAGATGGATGCCAaggcaacataaaattataagaattcacTACGTTCTTCCAATGTCTATACCCAAAAGGGCACACTGCTCAGGCCTCAGGGACATTCTCTCAATCATACATCTCAATTCTAGCCCAATATCATCTTCATTCCCAAAAAGGAGCAACTGTTCAAACATTCTTGATACCCAATACCTTTCTGCTATAAGCTAAGCAGAGAAATGTCAAACATCCTAGAATCTTTAGGAATGAAAACCATGGAGCACTTACCATGTGATTAATGTTGATACATGATTTGATTACAAGAGGCTTcccaaaattaaaacaattccCCACTGGCTACAAACagttgccaggcacagtggctcatgccagtaatcccagcactttgggaggccaagggcagatcacctgaggtcaggagtttgagaccagcctggcccacgtggtgaaaccctgtctctaaaaaaacacaaaaattagtagtgtgtggtggcacatgcctgtaatcccagctactcgggaggctgaggcaggagaatcgcttgaaccctggaggcagaggttgcagtgagccaacatcgcgccactacactccagtctgagcaatagagcaagactaagtctcaaaaacaatatatatatgtatatatatatatatatatatatatatatatatatatatatttatttatttttactgctccttgcagagcagggctaaccCACAGACAGTGTTCCCTGAGTAGCCCACAGATAAATTTGGAATGAATGATATTGCTATGGGATCTTCTGGAAACCTCACAGATATGAGCAATGAAGCCAATGAGAATCAAAATGTCAACGCTGTGTTGTTAAGTTGTAAGTGCAATGagaattttgttttccttcatagctctcccctcaagaaagTACAATGCAGCAAACAGCAACATTCCTGATCCAATCTATAGGGTCAGTAGTGATATCCTCTCCATCATTCCTAATTCTAATGATCTGTGTCAGTCAAGCTAAAGGACTGTCAATTTCACAAATCTCTGCACAAACCCAACTTTTGGTTTCACAAATTTTTCTCTGTAATTTGTCTGTTTATGTCATCAATTTTTGCTCAAATCCCTACTGCTTACTTCCTTCTGTTTGCTTTGAATTTCATCTTCTAGTTTAGTCTTTTTCTTGTTTAAGGTGGAAGcttatatcatttatttaatcttccctTTTTTCTGATACagttatttaaaactataaatatccCTCTAAGCATGTCTTTAGTTGTATCACATTCTATGCAAGATGTTTTctagattctttttattttttctttttattttttagacagggtctcattttgtcacccagactggagtacagtggcacaatcttggttcaatGCAGCTCCTACCTGCTGGTctcgagtgattctcctacctcagcctcccgagtagctggtactacaggcacgcaccaccatgctcaactcattttttgtatttcttatagagatggggttttgccatattgcccaggttggtcttcaactcctggcctcaagtgatgtgcccaccgaggcctcccaaagtgctggaattacagatgtgagccaccacccctggactttctagtttctttttacagattttttacCAATGGGCTCTGTAAAGTgtgttaatttccaaatattttgtgACCTCCAAATGTATTTGTGTTGACTTCTAGTTTAATTCCTCTATGGTCACACAACATCCTCTACATGGTTTCAATCTCGAATTTATTGAGTACAGTTTTATAGCCTAACACATACTCTACCCTGGCGAATGTTCCAGGTATGcttgaaaataatttgtatttctgttgttgggtggagttttctctatctatctatctatctatctatctctctctctctctctctctctctccctctctctctcaggtCAAACTGGTTGATAACATTGCTGAAGTATCTTCTAACCTCAATGATGCTCTACCTAATTGACTTATCAGTGGTTAAGAAGAGGCTATGAACAAAAGTTATTATTGTTGAACTGCCTATTGATCCCCTCAATCATGTGAGTTTTCAGTGTATATAACTTTGGGCAGTGTTGTTAGTGCCGATATGATAATTGTTACATATTCCTTATTAATTAACCCTTCTACATTAAATACTATCCTCCTTCCTCTCTAGCAATACTTTATCTTAAAGTCTCTTTATTCTGATGTCAGAATAGCCACTTCTGCTCTCTTCTGGATTTGCTGGATATAgctttttccatcttttcctttCGAACTATTTGTATCTTTTGTTCTAAAGTGTCTCTTTTGTAGACAATGTATAGTTGTTCatgtttaaaaaacaacagaatctcctaatctcttttaaaaatttgatataaTTGTCATATGGCTGGTTTTATGTctgtcattttcctgttttctacaTGTCTTATGTCTTATTAGTTCCGCTGTTCATTGTTAACTGCCTTATTTTGTGTTAAACAGATCTTTTAGTTATCCTATTTTAATTCTTTGGttgttcttttaatattttttgaattattttcttactgGTGGTCCTAGTGCTTATAAAATACAACTTAAATGATCACAACCTCCCTCAGATTAACAATATATGTGTAACATGGCCTTTTATATGACTTGAAATCAATTTCAGAGAAGCAATTCTACTGCTCAGATAGTCCAGATTTCCAAAAGATTTTGAAGTCATCATCAATCCAGCCATGTTCATAAAAGGGACTGTGAGCCTGAGATAGCAGACAACACTACACACTAATGATTCTGTCTTGGACACAATGACACCATGCCCACACTAAGTCATAGGGACCAGGATACAGGAACAATGATCCAGCCACATGGCTGACTACCATTACCATTAGAATGTTATAATTCCCTAAGACGAATACAGTATTTCCTGGACAAAATGCTTACTGTGAGAATTCCCACTGGTCTGTGAGCATGGAATGGTGTAATTATTTCTGATACTTTCTCTTGTATTTCAAGGGGAATGTTTAAACTCTTTCATATGACATTCACATTTTGGTCTACGTGGACCTGTGGAAATGGAGTAAAAATATGGGAAGATGAGAAATATACATGTCCAATTGTCAAACATGCATAAGAAAGGAGGCTTCACTGTGTATCTGCATATAAAATGTGCTAATTTATTACTCTACTGGGATGTCTCtgatattattcaaaatataaattgtgcAAAAATTCCAGGAGAGGAAAAGAGGCCTCGAATAACTCACCAGGTTATATTAATGCCTTACACTGTTTGGTTCAACAGACTTTGTAAAAACAATTCTAAGCTATTTAATAACACAACAAAAATAATCCAGGAAATTACACGTATTAAAAACTGGATGTTACCCTTGGAGTGCATCGTTTTGATCTTTCCCGGAGAAAGCAGCTGGTGCAAATGACAAAAACAGTCCTTCTTTGGTGTGGAGGT
This region includes:
- the LOC106996620 gene encoding uncharacterized protein LOC106996620 isoform X4, whose translation is MESAREADPQQCDSGKLGVTKRSEVILVEDNTLPLAILTSTPKKDCFCHLHQLLSPGKIKTMHSKGMPCTPQDLKQENELKKTPENELTTYSLVSGSPCLPVVSWTPLQKMTSWELF